The Akkermansia sp. N21116 genome includes a region encoding these proteins:
- the priA gene encoding primosomal protein N', whose amino-acid sequence MTQAVRVLVDGASDLVLDYAIPEGITTLQPGCRVQVPLRNRPANGTVLLVHESPEEWRDRLKPLLRLIDPEPLISSPLMELARWAADYYVVPLEQMIRCLLPETVRQERTAEKTRKVLRLLKHPSDDDISTLFAKAPKQGSILDALAGAGEEGLPLQEIGGTSFLEPARALVRKGWISLEEESVHRDPCADEQFVESSPLPLNPCQQAALRGILDNHSSPGQKPILLQGVTGSGKTEVYLQAVEHIVNQGQSALILVPEISLTPQTLQRFKSRFASLPGSVAVLHSLLSAGERFDEWHAIRQGKARIVIGPRSAVFAPVQNLGIIIVDEEHDGSYKQENSPRYHGRDLAVLRAHLEHASIILGSATPSMESTQNAISGKYAMLRLDERADGQKLPLIRVLDMKTEGRNKQGPSIISERLRMAVDSRLSKGEQVILLLNRRGFARSLQCPECGLVMTCPHCALPLTYHKTENRLVCHMCGFQAITPRVCPDCKSGNILLQGYGTEKVEEVLRKTFPSARIARIDADISKRKNAVRDILNRFRANKIDILLGTQMIAKGLDFPNVTLVGVLNADISLYIPDLRAGERTFQLMTQVAGRAGRGDLDGEVIIQTFTPQSPAIQYARHHDCDGFAEQELELRQAFDLPPFSHIALLTVRSAHDNLASFATKTLYRKINEAAPPGMSVTEPMPAPIPKAHGQFRYQITMKAPRARLISKTVRTVLDNLPLGEDVTAVLDIDAHTFM is encoded by the coding sequence ATGACACAAGCCGTACGAGTCCTGGTAGACGGGGCGTCCGACCTCGTTCTCGACTACGCCATCCCGGAAGGAATCACTACCCTCCAGCCCGGATGCCGTGTCCAGGTACCTTTGCGCAACCGCCCGGCTAACGGTACTGTCCTGCTTGTTCATGAATCTCCGGAGGAATGGAGGGACCGCCTGAAACCCTTGCTCCGCCTGATCGACCCGGAGCCCCTCATTTCCTCCCCTTTGATGGAACTGGCCCGCTGGGCTGCCGACTACTACGTCGTCCCCCTGGAACAAATGATCCGCTGCCTCCTCCCGGAAACCGTCCGGCAGGAACGAACCGCCGAAAAGACGCGGAAAGTCCTCCGCCTTCTCAAACATCCGTCTGACGACGACATCTCCACCCTGTTTGCCAAAGCTCCCAAACAGGGATCCATCCTCGATGCCCTTGCCGGAGCTGGAGAAGAAGGTCTCCCCCTGCAGGAAATCGGCGGCACTTCCTTTCTGGAACCAGCCCGGGCTCTTGTCCGTAAAGGCTGGATCAGTCTCGAAGAAGAGTCTGTCCACCGGGATCCCTGTGCGGACGAACAGTTCGTCGAAAGCAGCCCTCTTCCACTTAATCCCTGCCAACAAGCCGCTCTAAGAGGCATTCTGGATAACCACAGCTCCCCCGGACAAAAACCTATCCTCCTGCAAGGTGTCACCGGATCCGGCAAAACGGAGGTCTATCTTCAAGCCGTCGAGCACATCGTCAATCAGGGACAATCCGCACTCATTCTCGTGCCGGAAATTTCACTGACACCCCAAACTCTCCAGAGATTCAAATCGCGGTTCGCATCCCTCCCCGGTTCCGTCGCCGTTCTTCACAGCCTTTTGTCCGCCGGGGAACGCTTCGACGAATGGCATGCCATTCGCCAAGGTAAAGCCCGGATCGTCATCGGGCCGCGTTCCGCCGTGTTCGCTCCGGTACAAAACCTCGGCATTATCATCGTCGATGAAGAACACGACGGTTCCTATAAACAGGAAAACTCCCCTCGCTACCATGGCAGGGATCTCGCCGTCCTCCGTGCCCATCTGGAACACGCGTCCATCATTCTCGGTTCCGCAACTCCATCCATGGAAAGCACGCAAAACGCCATCTCCGGCAAATATGCCATGCTCCGCCTGGATGAACGCGCCGACGGGCAGAAACTACCTCTTATCCGCGTTCTGGACATGAAAACGGAAGGCCGCAACAAGCAAGGGCCGTCCATCATTTCGGAACGTCTCCGCATGGCGGTTGATTCCCGCCTTTCCAAAGGAGAGCAAGTCATCCTGCTTCTCAACAGAAGAGGATTTGCCCGCTCCCTGCAATGCCCGGAGTGCGGCTTGGTCATGACCTGCCCCCACTGTGCTCTTCCCCTTACCTACCACAAAACCGAAAACCGCCTCGTCTGCCATATGTGCGGATTCCAGGCTATCACTCCGCGAGTCTGTCCGGATTGCAAGTCAGGCAATATCCTGCTGCAGGGATACGGTACGGAAAAAGTCGAGGAAGTCCTTAGGAAAACCTTCCCATCCGCACGAATCGCACGCATCGATGCCGATATATCCAAACGGAAAAACGCCGTTCGCGACATCTTGAACCGTTTCCGGGCCAACAAAATCGATATCCTGCTCGGTACCCAGATGATCGCCAAGGGGCTGGATTTCCCAAACGTCACTCTCGTCGGAGTCCTCAATGCCGACATTAGCCTCTATATCCCCGATCTCCGAGCTGGAGAACGCACCTTCCAACTGATGACCCAGGTCGCGGGACGAGCCGGGCGCGGAGATCTGGACGGAGAAGTCATCATCCAGACATTCACGCCCCAATCTCCGGCCATCCAATATGCACGGCACCATGATTGCGACGGCTTTGCCGAGCAGGAACTTGAATTGCGCCAAGCCTTCGATCTCCCACCTTTCTCCCACATCGCCCTGCTCACGGTCCGGTCGGCCCACGACAATCTGGCTTCATTCGCGACAAAAACACTCTACCGGAAAATCAACGAAGCCGCTCCTCCCGGCATGTCTGTCACAGAACCGATGCCGGCTCCCATCCCCAAAGCCCACGGTCAATTCCGGTACCAGATCACGATGAAAGCTCCCCGTGCCCGTCTCATCTCGAAGACCGTCAGAACTGTTTTAGACAATCTCCCTCTGGGCGAAGATGTCACTGCTGTT